From one Mycobacteriales bacterium genomic stretch:
- a CDS encoding PD-(D/E)XK nuclease family protein, with protein METLTFTGMPRRLFGVSASSLGAWLDCPRRYRFAYVDRPAPPRGRAFAHGSVGASVHNALREWWLAPRERRTPEAAATGVDLAWIPEGFRDAEQSETWRARAREWVSAYVAGVDPADEPRSVERNVAARYRDTQVKGRLDRLDERDGELVVVDYKTGRRGVSGDEARGSWALAIYAYAVERTLRRPCRRVELHHVPTGEVVAHEFTVESLRRQLDRIDAAAEEVRAAVAAVADASPGEAAGAAEAAFPARPSPGCAWCDFHRSCAAGQAAVPRARDPWAGLGGEA; from the coding sequence ATGGAGACGTTGACGTTCACCGGGATGCCGCGGCGGCTGTTCGGCGTGTCCGCGTCGTCGCTCGGCGCGTGGCTCGACTGCCCGCGGCGGTACCGGTTCGCCTACGTCGACCGGCCCGCGCCGCCGCGCGGGCGCGCGTTCGCGCACGGCTCGGTCGGGGCCAGCGTGCACAACGCGTTGCGCGAGTGGTGGCTGGCGCCGCGCGAGCGGCGCACGCCGGAGGCGGCGGCCACGGGGGTCGACCTCGCCTGGATCCCCGAGGGGTTCCGCGACGCCGAGCAGTCGGAGACCTGGCGCGCGCGGGCGCGCGAGTGGGTCAGCGCCTACGTCGCCGGCGTCGACCCGGCCGACGAGCCGCGGTCGGTGGAGCGCAACGTCGCCGCGCGCTACCGCGACACGCAGGTCAAGGGGCGGCTCGACCGGCTGGACGAGCGCGACGGCGAGCTGGTCGTCGTCGACTACAAGACCGGCCGCCGCGGCGTGAGCGGCGACGAGGCGCGCGGGTCGTGGGCGCTGGCGATCTACGCGTACGCCGTGGAGCGGACGTTGCGGCGGCCGTGCCGGCGGGTGGAGCTGCACCACGTGCCGACGGGGGAGGTGGTGGCGCACGAGTTCACGGTGGAGTCGTTGCGCCGCCAGCTCGACCGGATCGACGCGGCGGCGGAGGAGGTGCGAGCGGCCGTCGCGGCGGTCGCCGACGCGTCGCCCGGGGAGGCGGCGGGCGCGGCGGAGGCGGCGTTCCCGGCGCGGCCGTCGCCGGGGTGCGCGTGGTGCGACTTCCACCGCTCGTGCGCGGCCGGGCAGG